In a single window of the Thunnus thynnus chromosome 9, fThuThy2.1, whole genome shotgun sequence genome:
- the LOC137188691 gene encoding uncharacterized protein — protein sequence MVQLGEPATLTCALSHDELSSKKLYWYKQSAGNTERTSNYTVVQWPTVSDPVRPGDSVTLQCSILSEYKNKTCPGVHSVYWFRARSNASHPDLIYTDGSSRDECRNKTGIHSSPKSCVYSFSKNISSSDDGTYYCAVATCGEILFGNGTKLELGSNYVDNINIDKSFLLVCFLVQTTHSLFIGIVILIVCLTISVAANVVFICNRSLRVREQYKGMESTISEARHDNLRQSVHDITEAEDKMNYAALNFSERKATRGRKKKEFSEDSVYSQIK from the exons ATGGTTCAACTTGGTGAACCTGCAACTTTGACATGTGCTTTATCTCATGATGAGCTCAGCAGTAAAAAACTCTACTGGTACAAGCAGAGTGCTG GAAACACTGAAAGGACATCAAACTATACTGTTGTTCAGTGGCCAACAGTATCTGATCCAGTCCGTCCAGGAGACTCTGTGACTCTCCAGTGTTCAATCCTCTCTGAATACAAGAACAAGACGTGTCCAGGAGTacacagtgtttactggttcaGAGCCAGATCAAATGCATCTCATCCAGACCTCATCTACACTGACGGAAGTAGCCGTGATGaatgtagaaataaaactgGCATTCACTCATCTCCAAAGAGCTGTGTCTACAGCTTCTCTAAAAACATCAGCTCCTCTGATGATGGGACTTATTACTGTGCTGTGGCCACATGTGGAGAGATATTATTTGGAAATGGAACTAAACTGGAACTTGGT TCAAATTATGTTGATAACATCAACATTGATAAGTCTTTcttgttggtttgttttctaGTGCAAACAACACATTCACTATTTATTGGAATAGTGATATTAATAGTCTGCTTGACCATTTCTGTTGCTGCAAATGTCGTCTTCATCTGCAACCGAAGTCTAAGAGTACGTGAACAATATAAAG GAATGGAAAGCACTATTTCAGAAGCTCGACATGACAACTTGCGCCAATCGGTACATGATATT ACTGaagctgaagacaaaatgaactACGCTGCACTGAATTTCtcagaaagaaaagcaacaagaggaagaaagaagaaagagttTTCAGAGGACAGTGTGTACTCTCAAATTAAATGA